Sequence from the Torulaspora globosa chromosome 4, complete sequence genome:
caagaaaattAAGAAAGCGAATGACATCATTGCCTTTCCAGCCCAGTGCGAAGTAGAGCCCGCTTTAAGGGACTTGGTTTGCAGTTTGCTGACGTTTGACCCTAACCACAGGATCGGATTCGCTGAGTTTTTTGACAATAAGTTGGTAAACGAGGATCTTTCCCGTTATGAGCTGGAAGATGCGATCTCAGAGCTGGAGACGAAGTCAAAGGATGTTGTTGAAAGCAATATGTTTATCTCAGAGTATCTGACCGGGCCTGCTAAGGGGCAGTCAGGCCTGAACGTACACAAGAATGCGAACGCAGTCTTCAATATAGGCTTAAAACCATTGACTACCACTAAAACCAACGAGAAGCCAAATGCAAATATGGGtagagaagcagaaagcTTGAGTCCTACGTCGGCGACTGGTATTAATGCCGCACGCATTATCAAACGAACGTCGTCTGTTGATAGACCGAGGAACGCAGATTCGGGATCAGACCTCATACTGGAAAAAGAGTACGTTGTCGTGGAAAAGAAAAGCGTAGAGGTCAATGTACTAGCTGACGAATTTGCCCAAGCAGGTTCAGGTTCTGTTCTTTTGCAACCAAGTGCTCATCAACAGATGCTACATGTGCCGGGATCTAGTAGTATCTCAATGGCCGCGGCAGcgcagcagctgcagcagcaaacGCCTCCTCAGTTACTAAGGAATCGAAATGCTCGCGCATCCACTGGGAGTAGCTCTTCTCGGCGCCCATCACTCGTCGATCGTCGCTTATCAATAACATCGCTCAATCCATCCAATGCGCTGTCAAGAGCTTTGGGTATCGCTTCAAGTAGGTTATTTGGCTCTAGTGCTAATACTGTCACTGACGTACAGCAACAAGTTTCCAACTCATCTTCGCCTAATTACAAGCCATCATTGCTTAATCCCAGGATATTTCAAGACCTAACAGAGAATATTATTCTGCGAGTGGAACATCTGAAAGACGAAGAGCCTAAAAAGTTGGACAGCAATACTATTGTTCCGCTGCTTGAGAGATTGTCTGCCAAAGCCTTTGTCATTTTCTCCTACGCCGAGGTTAAATTCTCACAAGTTGCTCCTTCAAGAGGcttcaattttgaaaagagattgagcaaTGGCAGCTGCgctatcgaagaagaggaaagttCCGAGGATGTCAATCCCTTAGTGAATTCTAGCTCTCGGAATAGAAACTCTGGGTCAGGCAATTCCCAAAATAGCCAAACGATCAATGAGCTTCCTACGGCTCAGATTCGCCACTTATGTACGGAAGCGATCGTTCTGTACATGAAGGCACTATCAATTTTGGCCAAGGCAATGCAAATGACGTCCACTTGGTGGTATGATCCACAGGAAAAGGTGTTCTCCCTGCGATTAaatcttcttgttcaatggATTAGAGAGAAATTCAATGAATGTTTAGAGAAGGCCGACTTTCTACGATTGAGGCTTGCTGATTTGAGATCTACCAATGTTAGCGATGATACTATTCATGGTAAGGAGCAAACAGCTGAAGGATCTACTCGAGATGGCGATCCTATGGAGTCGAAAAGTAAGGGATCTCACCATACAGATCATGAATCTTGCTCTGCAGATGAGCCCGTTTATCTAGAGAAGGTTCTGTATGATCGTGCGCTAGAGATTTCCAAGGCGGCCGCTAAAGTGGAGATACAGGGTGAACACTTAAGCAACTGTGAGCTGGCGTACGCCACGTCATTGTGGATGTTAGAAACTTTGCTGGACGAACCCAGCGGCGATGATTTATATGGGGAAACCGATGGGGCTACTATTGGTGTTTTGGATGATCAGGATAAAAAAATCATAAGGAAATATATAGACAGCATCGCCAATCGTCTGAAAGCGTTGCGGGAGAAGATTTATCAAGGATGATGATAGGTCGGCTAAAGCGGCAAGTCAAATGATCTTTTGGTCTAGAGATCAGCATCAAGATCTTAGCTGCGAACGGGAATGGGTTCTTTggtttttctttgtttaATGGTTTGGATTAAAAATTTCACGTTTTTACTTTATTCATATTTGTAGCTAGACGATACCAATTAGTACATTTTGAATCGAGTTTAGCAGGAAGGGAGCATTTCCCACTGCTCATTGCCGTCAGCTAACAAGATGAAAATCCTGCCGTAAAAGTTTCTGCGcctgatcaagaagaaagctacGGTCTCTCTGGAGCGCTTACTATCATGGACATTAAACATGGCATAATCACAAACACTCTTGTTTTATCAAGCCAGCCAGCAAAAAAATCCAAGATGCTTCTGCAATTCTTTCCGGTCCATTCAGAACCGACATCACGTTAGGTCTATAATTTCTATGGACTCATTCCCGTTTCTGATCGAGCAGCCATCACTCTCCTCTCCATCGATAGTGATAACCTCCAAATCTTCGTCGCTTGGCTGCTCGACTCTGCCCTGCTTGGCCTCGCCGCACCACCTACTGTCATCAGCccttctttgagcagctaATGCTGCCATCTCTCTGGGAGTTCGGTCAGAGGGCCCGCCAGCGAGCGATCCCAGTCGTACGCCCCGAGACCTAATAACCTGACTGTTCTGCCTTCGATTCAGCTCAATTTCACGACGCTGAGAGCCTCCCAAGCGACGTCCCTGGCCCAGAAACGTGTCGTATAGCCCTCGCTGTTCGATAACCCACTGCCGCCCGGTCAACTCATCCAGCTTAGCATAAAACTTGTTATCGTGTGGGCCAAACACGTTGTGAGTGAGCTCATGCAACGCTGTGCCCATAATTGAttctcgaggaagaaattggaaCTCATCGCTAGGATTTCTCAATCGCAGCATGATCTTCATGCCCCTGTTCACGTTCATGCCAAGAAGCCTCCTATCCCGAGGGTAAAATTCCACTAACGATCCAACTTTGAACCCATTTTCCTTCATAATATAGGAAATACTATGTGCTATATGTTTAAGCAATTGTAGAGCGTCCTCTTTAtttggcttcttctgcAACACAGCTACCTTGGCTACATGTGGATTCTTGTGGTCGGTACTCATTACCACCCGCAGATGACGACCAGCAGCCCTCGACGGCCActtgaagaatctgaaCTGGTCCAAACAAGGCCTAGTAGCTGGTACTTATAGATGCTCTTGTTACCCTACATGGGGTCTTTCAGATCAAGCATTTAACGGTTTAACGGTCTTAAAGCTTCTTATCCTGAAGGTTCAGGGCATCAGTAAACGAAGCCCTTAGCTATATATTCGAGTCTGTTTCTGTTTCGTCTAAGCATCCCAGTTGTTCGGTAGCGGATCAggaattgattgatttagaatggcaaagaagtCGCACGGAGCTGCGAATGGTGGAAGGAAGCTGGGAGGGCTATCACGTTCGAGGTCTGACATTGGTGCCAAGAGCACTGAATCCATAAGCAACTTAACGAGGCCGCAGTTGTATTCTCTTTACGATGAAGACATCACTAAAAGTGAAGATACACAAGTCTACGAAGAGATAAAGCGCTCGAGGGGAGAAAGCCAGGACGACTCAGGCTTGTCACTGGAGCCAGGTTTGGGATTCTCTGCAGGTCCAGCGACAAGCGTGAGTTTAGAACCGAGAGTCAAGAAACAATGGTGGACGAAAATGGTGAATTTTGTGTTTGCAATGTTGCTGTTGTCCATCGCGGGCATTTCGTACCACGAACTGTCGAGACACTTGCACGACaaccatcttctgcatcCTGATTTTGCATCAAGACCGCTGTCTCTCGGGGTAGAGATCTCCAACGCTTTGACCGGAGGCCGAATCCCAGAGTGGGGAGCATACGCGTTGGAGGGAATTCTTTTTGGGCTGGCGATCCCGTTGATGGACTACATTTTCAAGACCGGACCCTCGCACAACTCGATCGGATCGATCATCAGGAGCGTCAACGCCATGCTTGGGGTCACTTTCGGGATCAGAAAGGTCGAGTGGTCTTCCTCGCTGCAAGCCGCAGGCGCCTGGGGTCTTCTGAACATCATACTGTGGCTGCTGTTTGACAGCACAAAGTCCATGTTCATCGgctgctcatcgcttgGGCTATTGGCATGTGTCTCCTGCTACGGAGATGTGAGCGACAAATCGCAGTTCTTGTACTTTATGGATTTCTATTTCCTGGGCCTTCTGCTGTTCGGAAAGTTAGGTAGATACCTCTTCTCCCAATGACTGACACCGCCACCTACGTACTTATTGAATAAACGCTGACACAAGCCCATTGATATTAACTCTTACATAAGCATCTTTTCGTCTACTTGTTTGGAGACCTCGGAGGCGGACCGCTCGAAATGCTGCCTTGCCTCGATACAGAGTCGCCGCCGCTGCTACTCATCCGCCTCCGTATTATCGATTCTCTCAAGCCTCCAGGGTTCGTAACGGGCAGATTATTATTGCTTGTACCCTCAGACTGAATTACCCCGGCTTTGCGCAGAGCATAATCTCCACTATCAAAATACTTTCTTTCCTGCATCTTATGTTTAAATAAGTCCTTCTTCGACGGTAATCGACCATACATCTTGTAGAGCTTCAATTCTTGCGCTGTTAGCTTCGAAATATCGATGTTTTGCTCCTTTGCCGCTTTGGTCAAATCCACACTGCTGCTCGTGGGTGATATATCGCTCATAACCTCCTAATGATACCTTATCTCATGCTGATCAGTgctttgaagctcaagTTATAGGTAGCTTGACCCTCTTATCTATGGCAATGCTTATTGGACTCTGTTACCCGGCCGCTGCAAACCCGCAATCCGGGGACCCTCAATAAGCTATCCATAATGAAGAACTCGCACAGGTCCGGAGGTTAGTGACGATTGTATGGTCCTATGTGTTGCTGAGATAGGCTGGTTTCTTTGACTTTGACCTGCGAATCAATTGGGTACCTTTGAGTTGGGTTCTGTTATCTTGTGAAGGCTATTGAGGCTGGTAAAATTTGAATGCTGAGGTTGGTACAAATTGCTGTATCTCTGCTGGTGGTAGCGGCTACTGTTGCTCAGTGTGAGGTCCAGAGCTATGCAGAGTACATGGTATGCCGGTTCAAGACCAGGGATCACAGACATGTCGTGGAGGATATAGTGAAACCTCTGACGAATGACTACGATATATGGGCACGCAACGAGGAGTTCATTGATATACGATTGCACAAGGGTGTAGGGCCCGTAGAGGGATGCGATATCATGATAGAGGATTTAGAGAGAGCTGTTAGGGAATCGTATGCTGAGGAGAAGGGAACTCGAGCAGAGAGCGATTCGGAAGTGCAGGTTTCGTTTGCAAACTTGGGATCCTCGgactttttcttccacGAATTCAGAGATTTGGAGACGATATACTCGTGGCTTGATCTCTTGGAGCATAGTTTTCCTCATCTGGTGAAGGTCGAATGGGTCGGGGAGACCTTTGAAGgcagatctttgaaggcATTGCACATCTCGACTAACAATCCCGAGACGAATCCtgaaaagaagacgatTGTAATGACGGGCGGAATTCACGCCCGAGAATGGATAAGTATAAGCTCGGTCTGCTGGACCGTTTACCAGCTGCTTACCAAATACGGGATGTCGAAAAAAGAGACAAGATTCTTGGATCATCTAGACTTCCTCATAATTCCTGTGTTTAACCCGGACGGATATGCCTATACCTGGGAACACGATCGTCTGTGGCGGAAGAACCGTCAAGAGACGTTTGTGCCTAGCTGTCCGGGTATAGACATTGATCACTCCTTCGATTACCAGTGGACGGCCAACAACGAGTTCCCGTGCAGCGAAGAGTATAGCGGAGAGGAGCCATTCGAAGCAATCGAAGCATCCTCCTGGGCAGATTATTTGAACACTACTAAAGGTGAGTACAAAGTTTATGGCTTCTTGGACTTCCACTCTTACTCTCAGGAGATTCTTTATCCATATGCTTACTCGTGCGATGCGCTTCCTAGGGATCTGGAGAACTTGCTAGAGCTGTCCTATGGACTATCAAAGGCCATCCGAAATCGGTCTGGGAAATATTACAAAGTGAGCCCGGCTTGCAAAGACCGCGGTTCCGATTTGATGCCAGGCTTGGGATCTGGCTCCGCGCTTGATTTCATGTACCACCACAGAGC
This genomic interval carries:
- a CDS encoding endosulfine family protein (ancestral locus Anc_2.109), which translates into the protein MSDISPTSSSVDLTKAAKEQNIDISKLTAQELKLYKMYGRLPSKKDLFKHKMQERKYFDSGDYALRKAGVIQSEGTSNNNLPVTNPGGLRESIIRRRMSSSGGDSVSRQGSISSGPPPRSPNK
- the ECM14 gene encoding putative metallocarboxypeptidase (ancestral locus Anc_2.110) — protein: MLRLVQIAVSLLVVAATVAQCEVQSYAEYMVCRFKTRDHRHVVEDIVKPLTNDYDIWARNEEFIDIRLHKGVGPVEGCDIMIEDLERAVRESYAEEKGTRAESDSEVQVSFANLGSSDFFFHEFRDLETIYSWLDLLEHSFPHLVKVEWVGETFEGRSLKALHISTNNPETNPEKKTIVMTGGIHAREWISISSVCWTVYQLLTKYGMSKKETRFLDHLDFLIIPVFNPDGYAYTWEHDRLWRKNRQETFVPSCPGIDIDHSFDYQWTANNEFPCSEEYSGEEPFEAIEASSWADYLNTTKGEYKVYGFLDFHSYSQEILYPYAYSCDALPRDLENLLELSYGLSKAIRNRSGKYYKVSPACKDRGSDLMPGLGSGSALDFMYHHRARWAFQLKLRDTGNHGFLLPSKFIRPVGKETYAAVKYFCSFIVDPDL
- the ATG1 gene encoding serine/threonine protein kinase ATG1 (ancestral locus Anc_8.141), producing MMSDNHPITIINGEYAMENEIGRGSFATVYKGHRTDDKSQHIAIKAVSRSKLKNKKLLENLEIEIAILKKIKHPHIVGLMDCERTATDFYLAMEYCALGDLTFLIRRRKELMENHPLLRTVFEKYPPPSEHHNGLHRAFVISYLQQLASALKFLRSKNLVHRDIKPQNLLLATPLVGYSDSKTFHELGFVGIYNLPILKIADFGFARFLPNTSLAETLCGSPLYMAPEILNYQKYNAKADLWSVGTVVYEMACGKPPFKASNHLELFKKIKKANDIIAFPAQCEVEPALRDLVCSLLTFDPNHRIGFAEFFDNKLVNEDLSRYELEDAISELETKSKDVVESNMFISEYLTGPAKGQSGLNVHKNANAVFNIGLKPLTTTKTNEKPNANMGREAESLSPTSATGINAARIIKRTSSVDRPRNADSGSDLILEKEYVVVEKKSVEVNVLADEFAQAGSGSVLLQPSAHQQMLHVPGSSSISMAAAAQQLQQQTPPQLLRNRNARASTGSSSSRRPSLVDRRLSITSLNPSNALSRALGIASSRLFGSSANTVTDVQQQVSNSSSPNYKPSLLNPRIFQDLTENIILRVEHLKDEEPKKLDSNTIVPLLERLSAKAFVIFSYAEVKFSQVAPSRGFNFEKRLSNGSCAIEEEESSEDVNPLVNSSSRNRNSGSGNSQNSQTINELPTAQIRHLCTEAIVLYMKALSILAKAMQMTSTWWYDPQEKVFSLRLNLLVQWIREKFNECLEKADFLRLRLADLRSTNVSDDTIHGKEQTAEGSTRDGDPMESKSKGSHHTDHESCSADEPVYLEKVLYDRALEISKAAAKVEIQGEHLSNCELAYATSLWMLETLLDEPSGDDLYGETDGATIGVLDDQDKKIIRKYIDSIANRLKALREKIYQG
- a CDS encoding uncharacterized protein (ancestral locus Anc_2.108); the protein is MAKKSHGAANGGRKLGGLSRSRSDIGAKSTESISNLTRPQLYSLYDEDITKSEDTQVYEEIKRSRGESQDDSGLSLEPGLGFSAGPATSVSLEPRVKKQWWTKMVNFVFAMLLLSIAGISYHELSRHLHDNHLLHPDFASRPLSLGVEISNALTGGRIPEWGAYALEGILFGLAIPLMDYIFKTGPSHNSIGSIIRSVNAMLGVTFGIRKVEWSSSLQAAGAWGLLNIILWLLFDSTKSMFIGCSSLGLLACVSCYGDVSDKSQFLYFMDFYFLGLLLFGKLGRYLFSQ
- the WSS1 gene encoding metalloendopeptidase WSS1 (ancestral locus Anc_2.107); this encodes MSTDHKNPHVAKVAVLQKKPNKEDALQLLKHIAHSISYIMKENGFKVGSLVEFYPRDRRLLGMNVNRGMKIMLRLRNPSDEFQFLPRESIMGTALHELTHNVFGPHDNKFYAKLDELTGRQWVIEQRGLYDTFLGQGRRLGGSQRREIELNRRQNSQVIRSRGVRLGSLAGGPSDRTPREMAALAAQRRADDSRWCGEAKQGRVEQPSDEDLEVITIDGEESDGCSIRNGNESIEIIDLT